The region CATTTTCTTTCATCAGTTTTAGATCAGCTTCTTTAACTATACCATAAGTATCCTTGTTTAGTCTTAGATTAACAGTAATAATATCAGCTGTACTAAAAAATGCCTCTTTAGTATCTGCACTCATAAAGCCATCTTCTACAGCCTTAGCTCTAGAAGATTCACTTCCCCATACTAATACTTTAGCATCAAATGCCTTTGCATACTGAGCTAACTTCTGCCCTATCTTGCCATATCCCCAAATACCAACAGTCTTACCACTCACATTAGTACCAATATTAATTTGCCACTTCCCTTCTCTCATACCTTGTATAGCTTGAGGAATTTTTCTAACTGTATTTAGTATCAATGCCCAAGTCAACTCTGTAGGAGCAACAGGAGAACCTATACCCTCTGCTACAGCTACGTTATACTGTGTACAAATATCTAGATTAAGATGGTTAGATACCTTACCTGTTTGACTAATCAACTTTAGGTTGGGTAACTTACTCAACAATTCTTCCGTTATCTCAGTTCTTTCTCTTGTTAGCACTAAAATCTCTGTATCCTTTAATAAGTCAACTAACTTAGCATTATCTTTCTCTGACTGGTGCAAGACTGATACCTCTTGTTCCTTTAATAAGTCAAAGCATTCTAGGGTTTTGATTACATGCTGATAATCATCTAATATCGTTATTTTCATTTCTTTGAGTTTTATAAATTTACGATTGTAAATCATTTATATCTTTAAAGGTAAATAGCCTACTTGACCTACTTCCTTTTCGTAAGGAAAAGTACAAAAAACGAAGGTATATCCGTGCTATTATTAGAATATCTTAACGTTGTTTTTTATTCTACTTGTAACTGAAGTCATCTTGACTTTATAATTTTATTTTATAGCAAAAAACAAAGATGTACAAAATGTTTTGGTTTTAATATGTATCTTTACAAAGTATTGATTTTAAGAACTCAATAGTTTTTTTTATGCCAATCTTCTAGGCGAATATCTAAAAATAATCAGAATAATATACGTTAATAGGAAGGATAGCCATCTTCATGCTGTCTTGGTTTGACTGAGTCCATTGTGAGTCCATTAAAACAGCCTTTTTAATGGACACACTATGCACGCAGGATGCTGTCAATATACTTTCATATAAAACCATATAGCAACTGTATAACTAAGAATTGATAAGTAAAGGAGTTTCTTTTTTTCTTGAGGTAAGTGATAAGATATGTAAGCCTTAGAGGGGCTAAAAACATTGATTTATAAGAAAATAGATGTTAGGCAAAGTTACGAAAGTAAATTGAACATATAAGAAAGGAGCTGACTTAAATGGGCTAAAGGAGATAATATACTAGAGATAATCACATTACAAGTCTATACAGAGAATGCAGCAGGTATCAATCTTTATAAGAATTTAGGCTTTAAAGAAATAGATGTTATTCCTAACTTTATTAAAGACAATGGTAGATATTATAATAATATGAGTATGTGGTTAAGGGTGAGGTAAGGCTATCTTCTATTTTTAAGATAATAATATAACATTATTTATTCTTGAAAATATTGGTACGCATAAGATTCTATATTACCACTTATGATATTTCCATCTTCATCTTTTATCTCATACATACTTTGATTATCCCCAATTACAGCCTCTCCATCTAATCCTAACAACACAGTATATAATACATCTGTTAATGTAGCATCTATAATTTCACGCATAATATTAGTCTGATTCTCATTAAGATTTAATGATTTTATCAAATGAGCTACCTTTGTCTTAGAATTATCTGTAAGATAATCTTTTAATAGGTACTGTTTTTCTTTATAGAAACCTTTTACAAATTCTTCTGCAGTCATAATTATTCTTTCTTAATATTGCGAAACTCTCTTTGTTCTATTAGTTAATTCATCTTATTTATAACCAAGTTACATGATAATCAAATCGACCAAACCACAGGCTCCTGCCCCACTTATTATAGTCCAAGAGAGTGTATCTTTAAACTCATTATTTTTATGTTTTAAATACACAAGATGAAGACAAAGATGAACCAACATAAAAGTACTTCCATAAAAGCTAAATCTATCTATATCTTCAGTATTACTCAATCCCCAAAATAGAGCTAAAAACAAAGGTAGATGCACTATGATAAATACAACTTGTCCTAGCTTATCACTTAAAGAGGAAAGCCCTGGAAATATTCTCCATTCTTTACAACGGACAGCATCCATCTCATGCATTAACATAAATGATAGCCCTAAGTAAAAGAAAAAATGATGTGTCATAAATATGTATTTAACTTGAATTTAGTGTTATTACTTTACTACTATTTTATACTTTAAATATCTAAGGTTTATAAGGTATTTCATTAGGATTATCTTTAAAGTATTCCATAATAATTAAAAACTCTTTATCCGTAAGTAACAACGTTGCTAAGTCATTTCCACCTGATACCAAGTAAAACCTCTCTTTTATAAAGTTATACTGTAATATGGCATTTACCTCTTTAAAGAAATTCCGTACTGAAGTATCCCATACCAAGTCATTATCTAGATCATACTGTGTATATAAGTTGATTTTATTTTCATTAATAATGATATCATAGGTCTGTTCATAATCATCAGCTACCTTTACTTCAAGTTCAAGGGCTCTTTTTCCGAGCATTTTATTTAGCCGAGGAAGAAAGAAGTTAAAGTTAAACTCTGCCATTGCCTCTGCATCTATATGAGCAAATTTATACGTTTCGTCATCGTGGATATAGAACGACTCGATGATATCTAATTCTAATGAATCAATCAACTCAGGATTAGCGTACTGAAGAAAGCCAACCTCTATTAACTCAACTCCTAAAGGAGAAGGTTGGCTATGGGATAACTTAGGTGTTTTAGAAGACCTAGCTATTCTTCTAATAACAATACTCAGGGTTATCCAAACCACTAAACCATATAAAAAGTAAGTATAATTCATCTAAGTACACGACAAAAAACAAAATACATTGATATTTAGTTGATTAACTTTAGAATGAAATAGTCTAGCCAAGTAATCAAGGCCTAATTTTACTACACTAATACTTCTATTACTATGTTTTTTGAAGGATATAGGTTTAATGTATGTATCGATATAATCTCCAATTTTATAGCACCAAACAAGTGCAAGCATTACTAGCATAATGAGCTGTTCAAGTTTTTTAATACACTTTAAATGCGTGTCTTCAATATTAAAACCACTTGACTTCATTGCTCTAAATAATGTTTCTATTTGCCATCTTTCTTTATATTTTTCAGAAGCATTTTCGGATTTATTAAAACTTACAATTATACAATAATCAGTTTTGCCATCTGTCATTATCTTTGTGGCTGACAGATAACATAGTTGTCCATGTAGATACACAATTTTTTCATAAGCTCTAAACTCTCCAACTTTTAAATTGTAAAACAGATGATATGCATATTTATCTTCTTGCTTATGAGGTAGATAAACTTTAAAATTGTTTCGAATACGTATATAATACCTAATTCTTTCGTTATTCAAATATTCTATCCAACGTTCTCCAATAAACTCTCTATCAGCTAATAAGCACTCTATACAATCTTTTCCAAACCATTCTATAAAATCATTAATGAGTTCTTTTCTCTCATTGGTATTTGAGTTTCCTTTTTTATCTAACATCTTAAATATTAAAGGGAAAGCAACATTTTTGTAACAAACACCAAGCATCAGTATGTTGATGTTTTGATTTCCAAACTTCCAGTTTGTACGATCTATAACAAGGGTATATTTATCTTGTTTAGGAAGAATAGCAAAGATGAACTTAGCTACAAGTTCAGATGTTAACTTAGCATCATAAACAAAACGTTGAATACGCCTACAGTTACTTTCTGCTTTAACTGAGTTGTCAAATGCTATAGATATATTTGTAAAATTGACTGACTTTACTTTGCATAGAGCCACGATAAATAAGGAAATAAAACTGATCCTAGCTAAATTGAGTTTATCCTTAAAACCTCCTTTTAATATCGTTAAAAGTTCTGTACTTTTGTAATCTAGGCTGTTGTTCGTTTCTAAAGGCATTACGTGAGAATTTTTCCTTTAAGATACTGAATATCAGCCTTTTTTACAAACATATGTCTCGCCTATTTTGTTGTAAATCAGATATTTAACATTTTTGTCGGGTACTAAGATAATTCATAGTATAGATTATTTAATTCTTAACTCCTTCACTCCACTCCCCAAACACTGAAATAACGCTAAACCTGAGGGTGGTAAACTCATAGTGAAAGTCCTTTCTTTCTCTCTCCTTCATTGCGTCAATATGTCGATGAGGTTGGTCTATTTTACCATATCTAACATATCCTTCTGCGTCTTCCATATAGAAAAAGTAGATATTGTATATCGTCATAAAACAGATTAGTTTATTAAATAACTATTGCCTTCCACTCCTTAGCTAGGGTTTCAACATAATCGACAAAACTATCTACTTCATTAATCTTATAAAATGTATACTCAGGCTGATTTTCCACACATTCCACATTATCAAAACAATGATCGTGTGCGTATAGCATCACCTCTTTCGTTTTAGGATCATATAAAGTCACGTTTCCATTAGCCTCTTCTACAAAGCATATAAAGTCCTTGAAGTCAATTGGCTTTTTATCTTCTGATTCACACAATTGTATATACAAATCATCCCAACCATCAAGTCCTAAGTAGCATTCTGAACCTATGAACATAAAGTTTTGATTATTACATAGGCTATATTTAGGTCGTTTATAAGATTCTTGTATCCCCCCTATTTCACTTAATAAAAGCTTGTGTTCCTCTATTAAATTAAGTTCTGAGGCAGTGTTTTCTTCTATTTTATTCAACCAACCACAGCTTAAATTATCTTTATTAGTCCAAGAAAAAAGCTTGTATAATTCATTATTAACTGTCAAGTTTAGAACTCTTGCTTTTAGGATAAGCCCAGTCAAAAAGGGGTAAGTATTTTTAAACTCTTCTGATAACTGAATTATCTCACCTTTATTAATGAATTCAACTTTATCAGTATTACTTATAAACCACGAAATATCTTTTTTAAATGCTTCAAAATCTTTATTCATAATTTAATTTTATAGATATAAGTTTATACACTTTGACTCTAAGTACCATAACCTGCCATAATCGAGAGACAAAGACCTCTAAATATAAATGGTAGTATAATTACTCCTATCAGTACTATATTAATTTACAGATAAATATAAGAAGATTAAAGTTACTAATCATAAACAAAAAAAGTCTATACCAAGCTTATACACTTGATACAGACTCTCTGTCTTGTATAATCTGCTAAAAAAGATTATTTCTTATTAGCAGCTTGATTTACTATTTCCTTAAGAAGAGCTTTGCGTTTAGCTGCAGCCTCTTGTTCTTTTTGTTTCTTTCTATCGATCTTATCCTTTACTGCCTTTCTATTAGCAGGAGTATTTCTTCCCATTTATAGCTGTATTAATGATACACAAATCCCTTTCTGACTGCAAAGTTAAAATAAATACAACGTTCTTTCTTCTGATGCCTATTAAAAATCTTGTTCTATAGGATTACTGGTAAGGATAATCTTTATCAATCAGTAACAAAATAAATTTACTTCTTAGAACAAAATAGTAATTTTATTTCACTTTACTTTTTCTTAAATTATTAATAAATACTGAAGGAGGATACCCCGTCACTTTCTTAAAAGTAACTGTAAAACGACTATGAGATGCAAAACCAGATTGTTCTGCCAAATAACTAATTTTATATTTTAAATACTGTGGTTTGTTTTCTAAACAGGATACAATGTACATAACTCTCAACTCGTTAACATAAGTTGCAAAATCACATTCTTTATGTTTATTAACTACATAAGATAAATAACGGTGATTAACTCCAAATCTAGCAGACAATAGATTTAATGATATATTCTTGTCTAGAAAATCTCTACCTTTTTCAAAAGAGTCGACTTGTTTTAAAATAGCTATTTCCCGCTCTAAGGTAATATATCTTCTTTCGCTATCTAAGTCTAGTGAATTGTCGTTTACAATACAGCAGTTTTCTTTACTATCCCTTTCTAATTTAGTAATAGCATTATTGGCAAGAATATACTCTCTTCTCTTAAAATACTTAATTGCTATGCCAAAAGAGACTATGCTTAACAATAAGAAAGCATTCCATCTATTTACTAAAGACTGTGATAAAGAACTATCGCTTACATTATCTCCTTCTATTAATGTAAAATCTTCATCAGACATAGTTAATAGATTTAAACTTATATTTAAGTCATATTCTGTATCCTTTATTTGAAAGAACTGTCCTTTTACCCATTGAATGTATGAGTTTCCTTCATCCATCAAATAGGTATTTGTTTTCTGCCAATTAACTGTCTGGTTTCCCACTGTAAATACAGTTAAAAACAGAATTAATAAACTTTTCATTTTTTACTAATTTTTTCAATTATTTTGAATCTCAAAATACAGCATCGATTAAGCTACGTTTTACAACAGAATAAATCATTGTAAAATTGCTTAACTAAATCTCTACGATAATCATTACAAATGGTAATAAACCATCTAGCTTTTTACTTGAAAATAGTAAAATAGTTACTTCGTATTAGAAGGGGGGAATTCAAAATACTATTGGAACTTTTTACAATATTTCACAATAAGCTTAGTTTGCAAATTACTAATCACTCTTCTTAAGAACCATATTTATTAAAAGTTTAAAATTTAGTGAATTTAACCTCTTAAATAAATATAATTCTCAAATTATGAAGTTATATCATTATATTTTTCAATAATTGGCTAAGATATAAAATTAAGTATTTAGAATAAAACCAACTATTTCATTGATTATCTTATGATATAAAGCAAGCTTTTTTTATAGTTTTTTTTCTGATTAAAGATGAATAAAACCGTAGGTTTACTAATAGCCATAGCATCATCATATTATATCAATTAAAACAAACTATTATATTTATATATCTAAATAATTTCTTTTATCCATGCTCAATAGACTCAAGTGTAAGCTGCCAGTTCCATGCTGTACGCAATGATTCTTCTATAGGAGTATTAGCTTCCCACCGTAACTCTATCTTTGCTTTTGTAGCATCGGCATAAGCCACTGTGATATCTCCTTCTCTCTTTTCTCCTATTCTATAAGGAACACTAATATCATTTACTGTTTCAAAACTTTCTATGATTTCTAAGACAGATGTTCCTTGTCCAGTACCTAAATTATAG is a window of Myroides oncorhynchi DNA encoding:
- a CDS encoding helix-turn-helix domain-containing protein, with product MKSLLILFLTVFTVGNQTVNWQKTNTYLMDEGNSYIQWVKGQFFQIKDTEYDLNISLNLLTMSDEDFTLIEGDNVSDSSLSQSLVNRWNAFLLLSIVSFGIAIKYFKRREYILANNAITKLERDSKENCCIVNDNSLDLDSERRYITLEREIAILKQVDSFEKGRDFLDKNISLNLLSARFGVNHRYLSYVVNKHKECDFATYVNELRVMYIVSCLENKPQYLKYKISYLAEQSGFASHSRFTVTFKKVTGYPPSVFINNLRKSKVK
- a CDS encoding D-2-hydroxyacid dehydrogenase family protein, which encodes MKITILDDYQHVIKTLECFDLLKEQEVSVLHQSEKDNAKLVDLLKDTEILVLTRERTEITEELLSKLPNLKLISQTGKVSNHLNLDICTQYNVAVAEGIGSPVAPTELTWALILNTVRKIPQAIQGMREGKWQINIGTNVSGKTVGIWGYGKIGQKLAQYAKAFDAKVLVWGSESSRAKAVEDGFMSADTKEAFFSTADIITVNLRLNKDTYGIVKEADLKLMKENAVVVNTARAELIERGALVNVLNSGQKILVGVDVYEEEPIYDTNYELLHFENVVCTPHIGYVEESSYEIYFGTAFENVISYINGNPINIANPQVL
- a CDS encoding GNAT family N-acetyltransferase: MLEIITLQVYTENAAGINLYKNLGFKEIDVIPNFIKDNGRYYNNMSMWLRVR
- a CDS encoding DUF6713 family protein, which gives rise to MTHHFFFYLGLSFMLMHEMDAVRCKEWRIFPGLSSLSDKLGQVVFIIVHLPLFLALFWGLSNTEDIDRFSFYGSTFMLVHLCLHLVYLKHKNNEFKDTLSWTIISGAGACGLVDLIIM
- a CDS encoding IS4 family transposase gives rise to the protein MPLETNNSLDYKSTELLTILKGGFKDKLNLARISFISLFIVALCKVKSVNFTNISIAFDNSVKAESNCRRIQRFVYDAKLTSELVAKFIFAILPKQDKYTLVIDRTNWKFGNQNINILMLGVCYKNVAFPLIFKMLDKKGNSNTNERKELINDFIEWFGKDCIECLLADREFIGERWIEYLNNERIRYYIRIRNNFKVYLPHKQEDKYAYHLFYNLKVGEFRAYEKIVYLHGQLCYLSATKIMTDGKTDYCIIVSFNKSENASEKYKERWQIETLFRAMKSSGFNIEDTHLKCIKKLEQLIMLVMLALVWCYKIGDYIDTYIKPISFKKHSNRSISVVKLGLDYLARLFHSKVNQLNINVFCFLSCT